ggtactggcacaaaaacagacatatagatcaatggagcagaacagagatcccagaaatatacccatgcacatatagtcaattaatctatgacaaaagaggcaagaatacacaatggagaagacagtcccctcaataagtggcactgggaaaactggacagctacatgtaaaagaacaaaattagaacattttctaacaccatatacaaaaataaactcaaaatggattaaagacctatatgtaaatCTGGAAACCGTAATACTTCTAGAAGAATACATAGGCAAAACAGTCTTTGACTTAAATAGTAGCAATATTTTTGGGGATCTGTtccctaaggcaaaggaaacaaaagcaaaaataaacaatgggaactaatttaacttaaaagcttttgcatagcaaaggataccattgaaaaaaatgaaaagacaacctactaaatgagaaaaaaattttgaaaatgatattACCCAttggggttaatatccaaaatatataaagagctcatacaactcaacatcaaaaaacaatcaacatcaaaaaacaaacagcctaactgaaaaatgggcagatgacctgaGTAGccattttccaaagaggaaatgcagatggccaggaagcacatggaaagatgctcaacgtcactaatcatcgaagaaatgcaaatcaaaactacaatgcaatatcacctcacccctgtcagaatgtctatcatcaaaaagactgctaataataaatgttggcaaggatgtggagataaagaacccttgtacactgttggtaggaatgtaaaatggtgcagccctgtggaaaacagtcctcagaaaactaaaaatggaaccaccatatgatccagcaattccattcctgggtatatagccaaagaaaatgaaaacattaaataaaaatacatatgcaccccaatgttcatagcagcattatttacaatagcagagataaggaagcaacctacatgtccatcaacagatgaatgggtaaagaagatatggcatatatatatatatatatatatatatatatatatatatatatatgatggaatactactcagccataaaaaagaatgaaaatttgccatttgcagcgacatgatGGACTTGGAgcatattatgcttagtgaaataagtcagaagagaaagacaaatactgtacaatatcacttatatgtggaatctaaaaaaaaaaaaaaaactaccgaatataacaaaaaagaaacagactcacacataaTAGAgtacaaactagtggttaccaacggagagagggaaggggagtggGGCAAGATAGAGATagtggattaagaggtacaaatcattatgtataaaataaataagctacaaggatatattatacaccACAAGGAATatagcaatattttataataactataaatggagtatcacctttaaaattgtgattcattatgttgtacacttgaaacatataatattgtacatcaactatacctcaattttaagaAAACCCAATATCGAacactttaaaatgatgaaatttaTGGTAAATGAATTATATCTcgataaaaatgtttatatatttactatAGAAAGTGTTAAAACGTGTCTTTTCACATATGCATTTTGGTTTTGTTAACAAAATCACATACCATTCTCTGCTTCTTCAACTTAATATGACTTGAAGATATTCCACATCATTAAATCTTCctatgacagtttttaaaaagtactgttgATACATCCAACAACACTCATGCTTCTCAAAAGCATGTTTACCAAAATTAGCCAGATTCAAAAGCATACATGTTATTCTATTCCCCttaatgaaattcaaaaatgggcaataCTGATCTGTGATATTAGAGGTTAGACTAGTGGTCAACTTTAGGGGACTTATTGACTGAGTTGGGACATTTAAGGGCCTTCTGGGGTACTAGAAGTGTTCTATATCTTCATCTGGAAGATGGTGATATAAAAATATGCCTATAAGTAAAAATCCATTTATCTGTATGCTTAACATGTTTGCATACCATTGTATATAAACTATagttaaactaaaaataaaaaaaataaaaaaataaaaacaatgtggCATCGGTGGAAGGCTAGACAAAGAGACTAATGGAATAGACTAAACTGCTCAGAAACAGCTTGATGattgatgatagatagatagatagatgatagataatttttatttttatgtgactAACCAATTTACAACAAAATCTCCACTACAGTTCAGTTGGgcaaaggatggtcttttcaataaatggtgattaaatgaaaatatgaaccttgactatattaaaaaatgaatcttgaccccctacctcacaccaaacACAGAAAATTAACTTCAGATTAAACATAGACTTAAATGTTAAAGGCAAAATAATAAAGTTTCTAAAAGAAAAACTAGGagaatatattcattatattagtCAGAAATTTCTTAACCAGAAATTATtagtcataaaagaaaaaactaataaaTTGCATTTCATAATATTAAGGATTTTTGCTCATCGAAAGATAcaattaagagagagagaaagcaaaccaCAGACTGAGAGGATATTTGtgaaatacatatatttgtatccagaatatataaagaatttctacTCCCAATAAGAAGACAGGAACCTCAGATTTAAAACAGTCAAAATATTTGCTCaaacttttcactttttaaagtatCCAAATGGTCAATGATCATGTGAGAAGATGGTCAACATCATAATTCATTAAAGAATTgaaaactgggcctccctggtggcgcagtggttgagagtccgcctgccgatgcaggggatacgggttcgtgccccggtctgggaggatcccatatgccgcggagcggctgggcccgtgagccatggcctctgggcctgcgcatccggagcctgtgctccacaacgggagaggccacaacagtgagaggcccgcataccgcaaaaagaaaaaaaaaaaaaaaaaaaaaaaaaaagaattgaaaactgaaaatacaatgaaatagCAGTAGACATCCagtagaatagctaaaattaaaagggCTGAAAATACTGAATGTTGGCAAGAATGCAGAGCATCTTGAACTCTAATGCATTGCTAGTAAGAATATAAATTGtttcaaccactttggaaaaatatttggcAGTGCTTACTAAAACTAAATACACGTATACTCACGACTCAGGAATTCCAATCCTAGGTGCATTTCCGAGAGCAATGAGTTCATATATGTACCAAAAggcatgtacaagaatgttcattaaCAGCTTTCTTCATAATAGCTCCAAACTAGAATACACACCGAATGTCCACCTATAATAGAATTGATAAGAAGTTCTTATACTCAATACAATGGAATTCTACACAGCGATAAGAAGGATGGACTGCTTCTACCCAAAGtaatatggataaatctcacagACAAAAtgatgagtgaaagaagccagatacaagagAGTATATTCCGTATGCTTCCACTGAAATAAAGCGCGAGAACCAACAAAATTAAGCTGACATAATAGAACCTTCTAAGTGCTGGAGatgttttatatcttgatttGTGTGGTGGTTACATAGGTGTGTACATAAGTAAAAATTCGTTCAACTTTACACCGAAGATTTATGTACCTCACTGTATGTAAAATTAtaactttatataaaattaaattaaaagacatGTACAAAAATCTTTATAGAAGCATTTTTCATAGTAGTTCCAAATCataaacaacctaaaagtccatcaataATAGAATCAAtgtataaattatggtatattcatactGTAGAGTactacataaaaatgaaaacacacccCAAACTACTGATACAAAAACATGactgaatctcaaaaacataactAATTGAGGAAAAGAAGCCAGACTAACATATGAtttaacaattccactcctagatatatttccaaaagaattgaaatcagggacTCAAATACTTGTaaatcaatgttcatagcagccaaaaagtggaaatagcccaagtgtccatcagtggatgaatggactAACAcaatgtggtgtatccatacaacggaatattactcagccataaaaacaatgcagtactgacacctgctacaacatgaatgaaccctgaaaacattatgttcagtaaaagaagccagaccccaaatgacaaataatatatgattccatttatatcgggtacctagaataggcaaatccatagagacagaaagtagaatagaggttaccaggggctgggggagaggggaataGGGAGTTATCATTTAAAGGCTACAGAATTTatgtttgggatgatgaagaagttctggaaatgaacagtggtgatgattgcacaacattgtgaatgtacttaatgccacagaattgcatacttaaaaatggttgaaatggtaagttttatgttatgtatattttatcactatttttaaaaagaaatgggacAAAAATACATACTGCATGCttccatttttatgaagttctagaacaggcaaaactaatgtaTGGTGATAGAGGTCAGGATAGCATTTGCCTTTGGTTGGAGTATTAACTGGAGGGTCAAAGGGGTCGTTACACGGATGCATACCTGTGTAAAAACATGGTCAAACTTTCACTTTACagtatatacattatatttccatttaaaaagaaaataaagcggAATAGAAACTGGGGGAAACTGCCATTTAAAAtttgcttccatttctttatCCCTTGATCATGGAGACTCAGGCTCATCTGGAGGCAGATTCTCTCTTTGGGGAGGTCAGTAAGATTGGCCCTTCTGATTCTACTTGTATAAAACCAGAAGCTGTGCATTGTCATGGAGACAACTACAAAACACCTTAAAACTGACCGCAGAGATTGAGTGTCTTGCCTTGGTTACTCATAGTGGGCATGGCTAGTCAGAGATGTGCTTATGAGGCTTCTTGACTTTGGGGGTAGAAAGGGACAGGATAAGGGAAAGAGGggcagagaaaaatatttcttggcTATGTATAAACAGGAGGCACTGCGCTTCAACCGCTGCTTGTTCCCATGGGAGTGGGTTatgggggcagaggtggggaggcaGGAATGATGAACGCACCTTGCAGGTGAGCAGAGTGGATGAAGTGGCTGCTTTCATAAGACTTTGTAAGACTCTGGGCATAAGCAGTGTTGCTTCAGGCACCTCAGAGCAGAGTGTGAAACGAAGCTGTAAAAAGGGCCAAGAGTTTCTTCACCTCTCCCATCACCTCTCAGAACTCTGCACCCAGTTCGGAGCATTGAGACACAGCATCCTTGCTTTGAACACTTGCAATCTTACCCAAAGCAAAGCTCCTTGAGTGAGGGCAGACAGGGGGAATGTGGAAAACATGGGAAGAGGGTGGCAACTGTAAAGCAATTTGAGCACACGAGTAAGCATCCTTTTTGCATGTCCAGGGATACTAGGCAGAAATGTTGACAGGGAATCAGCCTGAGGTACAGCAGCCACTCTGTTGGGACCACTGTAATTTGGGCATCAAAAGTGAAGATGACCTCAGCTTATACTTACAGTCTAGTTAAACCTGGATGGAACAACCATATATATGCCTAACTCCGTGGGCCTATGTATATGtgcaaatttttttgtttgtttgtttatttgtttgtttttggcggtatgtgggcctctcactgttgtggcctctcccattgcggagcacaggctccggacgcacaggctaagcagccatggctcacgggcccagccgctccgcggcatgtgggatcctcccagaccggggcacgaacccgtgtcccctgcattggcaggcggacttccaaccactgcgccaccagggaagcccccgagaatactcttttgtgtgtgtgtgtgtggtatgccggcctctcactgttgtggcctctcctgttgcggagcacaagctccagacgcacaggcccagcggccatggctcacgggcccagctgctccgcggcacgtgggatcctcccggaccagggcacgaacccgtgtcccctgcatcggcaggcggactctcaaccactgcgccaccagggaagccctgtgcaagtTTTAATGTGCATACTTTCTTAACCAAATTGATATCCTACCATGTATTATTTTgaatctacttttatttttatggagtGGTCTGTTTGGGGCATTACGTTGTCATTGGAGATTCTTTTGAGGCTGTGTTCCTGAGGCCAGGACATTTGCCCAGTTGCTGGGGTCTTGCCACCTAACTTCCAGCTAGAGAGGAACCCACCTGTCCTCCCACCCCTCACTCCTGTGCCTCCCCCCACTGGATTGTGGGCTGTTACTTGGTCCCAGTAGCCTCCCACATAATTGGGGCCCAGCTCCACTCCTTCCATGGGGGTAAAAGAGGACCTGTTTTCAGAAGCCTTGGCAGGCAGGGTCCAGAAGTCCAAGAGCTGCAGGTCAGGTCATCCATTGTCACCGTACTAGTGAGAAGAACATACCACACCCAGGGAGCCCTCCTCTGCCTCCAGCCCACCCCGACCTGGCCACAGTTTGCTAAGGCAGGCAACTGTGGAGAGAGGGGTCATGTGACTCGCCCTGGGGTATAGCAGGGAGGGTACTTGCATCTGATTCTCTTGATCCCCCAAGGGGTATGCTTTTCCACCCACCCCCAAGCCTCCCCACAAGTGAATCTGGCGGAGGAAGCAAATTTTATCCACAGATCACACACCAAAGACAGAAAAGCACTTATTTAATTGCTACTACAAATAGAGAATTGAATTAAGGCAGTATAACACATCTCCACTTATCCTTACAATCTTTTGTACAGTAAGTTTTGCTTTAAATGTCAATTTGGACCAATAATCGAGATTTGTATTAAACAATGTTTTCTTGAATTCTAGAGAAAAATCATTCCCTGGGCTGTCAAGTGTGATGATACAAGACATCTACACCTTAACACGGTGGATCACAGAACCTCAACCAAGGGTAGTGGGCTTGGCTGATATTGGCAAGTcttcctccccgcctccccccaccatccccaccacagCTAGGAGGCTCAGAGGGATGGGGCAGGAGGGAACCGCTTTTGAAGAAGCACTTGTTTACAAGTCCAGGCAGTACTCCATTCACTTCTGGCTACCAGTTATTACCTCAAATTCCCTtctgaatgaaaaggaaaaatgtaaaaactgaTTGCATAAAAACAGCAGGCTGTGTATAATATTAAAAGCATGACTGTAATTGATCCTAGCAACCATAAGTTTGGATGTGGGGAGAAACCAGTTTATGGATGGATTTGTTTTTCCGGaactaaatgaaagaaaatcctGGCAAATACTAAAAAAGGTAAGTAACTACAAATAAGGTAAAAATATCTTGTCATTTGCATTCATGTTTGACTATAAAAATCAGCACCAATGTTTGAATTTtcacaaaatagaaataattcgGTGCTGCAATATCTTTCCTTTTGCCATTTGATCTCATaggcataaatatttattttaataagagtTTAGTGAATTGTGTTCTCCAGATAGGGGTCATATTTTGTTgctggaatttagaaaggaaactGTTTCAAGCACTTGTACTTTATCGCAATTGCCTTTCTGACTGCCCTTAAAACTACGATAGATACTTAAACACATAAAGCTCTGCGGTCACATTCACTTTACAGAAGGCTTTACTATAGCGCACCTTTACCATTGCGCATGCGCTCCTCCCCCACTCACCCCCTGGAGGAATGGGAGAAGAAAGCAGGAACAAGGAGAAGGAAACGAGGAGTGAGGAGTGGGGAGAAACGGTTACACAGGAGTGGGGAAAAACTAAAGTCTACAAGTTCAAGGATCACTGTGGGCTCAGTCAACCacaggaggaaagggaggctcaGAACAACAGAAGTCAAACTTGAGGGGAATTTGGTCTCTAAAGAagcaaagcacacacacacactcaaacttTTGCAAGAGTACATAATGTAAAGGAGGGGTATGCCTGAAAGGTAGGTGTAGCTTACACTGTCTGTGAGTCAGTgtctgcatgtgtctgtgtgtagaCGAACTAAGATATCTCACTTTGTATTACATATGCTAGCCAACCTTAAAAGTGGACCACTGCTTGGCCACCCCCCCTAAGATCATTTTTCACACATCAATTTCATCAGAATCTGTTTCAACATCAGTAACCACAACTTCTTGGTAATCGTTGGTGGCAATGGTGACCACAATGGGGTCAGCaggggcagcggcagcagcaggctCCAGTGGGCTGGCAACAGGGTTGGGGGACTCAGTGGCAGGGCTGGAGGGGGGCTCAGGGAGGTCAGTGATGTTGCACTCTAGGTGGCCAGCAGCAGTGGGCTCAGGCTGGCTGGCAATGGCAGGCTCCAGGTAGCTAATGGCAAAGGGCTCAGGATAGTCGGCAGGCTCGGGGTGGCCAGTGACACGCTTGGGGTGGCTAGAGGCAGCCTTGAAATAGACAGAGTCAGCCCTGAAGTGGACAGAGGCAGGCATAGGGTAGACAGTGGCAGACTTGGCATAACCAGAGGCAGACTTGGAGTGACTAAAGACAGACTTATGGTGACCAGAGGAAGATGTGCAGTGGGCAGAGGCAGACCTGGAGTGGCTGGAGGCTGGACTGGGGTGGCCAGAGGCACGCTCAGGTTGGCCAGCTGCAGCACCACCAGGTAGTGGAACATTCCGGACGTTCATCGGTATTTCCTCCGCAGCAGGGCAGGCACGGGCATAGCCTTGGTCGCGGGCTTGGGCTTGGGCACGGGCACGGGCACGGGCACGGGCGCGGATGCGGGCGCGGGCGAAGGCTTGGGCCTCCTGCGTTTCCAAGACGTTAGTGATGAGGCCAGAGAGGAACAGGATAGGATGCCGCATAGCATGGAAAATGGTCCAGTATTCCCTTCGGAAATTCTCATTGAGGAGACCGTAGATCACAGCATTGAGGCAGCTGTTGAAGTAGGCTATGAAGTAGGCTGCAAGATAAAGCCAGTTGGGGACCTTGCCTGCCATCTCCTTTGGACTGACAGCCACCAAGACAGTGAGCACGTTGATAGGGCACCAGCACGCTGCAAAGAGGAGGAAGATCACAAACATGGTTAGAAAATTGCGAACCTCAGCAAGCTGGTTGTCAGGATTCTGCCCAGCCGGGACACGGGCTGCCAGCACTTTGGTCCAGATCCTCACATAGCAGAAACCCACTATGAGCAGAGGGAGGACAAAGTGGATGCAGACGATGGTCACAGCAAAGGCAGGGTTGTTCACATTGTTGAAGATGCAGGTGTAGGTGCGAGGATCATACTCGATGGTGCCAATGTACATGTTGGGCAGGACAGCCAGGACAGTCATGATCCAGGTGACAACCAGGTAAATGCAGGTATTGCGCACGCTGAAGATGCGCTCATACTGGAGGCTGTGACAGATGTAGCAGTAACGGTTGATGGCAATTGCCATGATATTGAAGATAGAACCGACCACACTCAGCCCTGTGATGAATCCAACCATCTGGCACTGTAACTGGCTCAGATCCCAGCCACCAATGGCCATGGCATGCAGCATCAGAGGATAGGGGTAGATGGCCACCAGCATATCAGCCACAGAGAGGCTAACCACGAAGATGTTGCCTGAAAAGCatattgggggggggggaagacaGAAGAATAAATGGTTAAATTTAGAAATCTACAAATATAAGCTGGAGGAAAAGGCCAGCTGGAGTCGTGACAATTTAGAATTCTAgaattcttttaaagaaatacagttgtgtttttatttttagttacaaGCATGTCCCAGATGATTCTGAGGCACAAGCAAGTTTGGGGGACCTGTCCTTtgacaacctttttttttcctttcaaacaaCGTCATCTCTGCTTTGGGAaaaaagtgaagtcagaaagcaGTAAACACAAAAGCCCGTTGGGGAGCCCTTCACACTCCCACACACACAGACCTGTGGccataattttaaacaaaaacaaaatgcaaagtttTGGCGGAGTAGGGGTGGGGGAACGGAGGGAGTAGAGGGGAGCTGTCTGTTGGAAACAGGCTGGAGGTTAGGGACTGGGGTGGGTGGAGAGATTGGAGAACTGTCAGGACGCCTCAATCTCCCCCAACCccgaaaaaaaagcaaattagccCTCTGCCTTCTCTAATTTACCATCGCATTTACAACGCAAACATGTCTAAAGAGAACTGTCCGAGAAAGGGCATGTCGTTTTCTTAAGCGGTCTTCCCCAGCGGGATCAGACAATAATCTAAGACTTCGCCCAGTAAATACTTACCATTTCCGAGGTAACCTAAGAGTAAAAACTGAGGGCGGGGAGAGGCCCTGTAAAATTTAGCCTGAGAAATAGTGAGCAAAGAGGGAAAAATATCAGGACAATCCCTGCAAGGATTAGCAGAATTGCTTGCTTCACGCGGGTCCCCGAGCAGAGCCGGACACCAGCACGTTCGCCGCCCTGCACACTGGTTCCAGGCCCCCGGTCCCGGGCTTTACTGGAGCCTGCGGGCTAAACAGGAAAGTGCCGGGGTGGTGGAGGGGGCACTCCTGTTTTGTAGGGCGGCTGTAGGAACGCTGTTTGTAAAACCTGCAAGGCCAAGTACAGATGCGGATCCCTTTCTCTGGAAACACCTTATTGCTAATTAGCATTGGTTTGGCAAAATATTGCACTTCATctcggactgggagaaaatgagCACTTTTAAAAGGGCAAAGGAACGGCTCGTTCTGCTTCCTTCCGCCAGCACTGCCAAGGCGAGGCCTCGGCGCTTTCTACCCAAGAGGTTCTTTCTAGGGTTTTCCCTCAAAGTAATGAATTtggagaagaaaggaggagaagagagagggcaaagacttaaaaacaaaaccacaacaacTCTAAAACCCTTTCTTTGAAttatggaaggaaaggaaggtgaaggagaaaaggaaaaaaagagaaaatggactcTGCAGGTGCCCCACCCCCCGGGGGCTCCGGGGTTGGGCCGCTTGAGACCGCACTGCTGGAGTGCACGTGAGATCCAAGTGTGCGGCCCCACGTCTCCGGGGGACCGAGGAGAAATCAGACACACCCATCAGAGTTTAAAAGAGAACTTTTAATGACTGTGTGCCCGTCACTGCATTTAGAAACTTGTATGGTGTTTGTGATTCCTCGTCCAAGCAAAGTAATCCCCCAGAGACTGGCGGCCTCCACTCCCCGGCACCCCGCCCGCCCGGGTCCTGTGGGTGCCCGACCCCCTCAGACCCCGCCCCCTCGCTCCCCTCTGCCCTCCGGCCCCAGCCGGCCGGGATCCAGGGAGCAGAGACCCTGGGCGCCGCCCCTCCCTCCCGGGGCCCGAGCAGGGAGTTTGGGCCCCTTGGCCCCtcggcccctcccccacctcccctctcgAGCCCTCTCCCGCCCAACCTGCAAAGGCGGCTCAAGGCTCCGCAGCGtctgccgcccccgcccccggcaaGGGGCGCAGCGCCCTGCAGCCTCCAGCACCGTCCCCCAGGCCCGCTCGCAGCTGGCCCCCTCCCCTTGGCACTGGCAGGCCGCGAGGGGAGTCTCGCTCGCCTCCCCACCTCGTCCCATATCCCCGCGCTCTGTGGTTTCCCTGCGCCCCCCACCATCCCCTGAGCTCTCCTGCAGCCCTCCCGCGATCCTCACCGGTTCTGCCGTCTTCTATCCCCCCGGGACGCAGAGCTCCCGAACCTTTCCGCCGCCCCACCCTGCGACCCCCAGTACCCCGCTTACGGACTTCGGGatctccgccgccgccgccgccgtcgctGCCACCGCCTGCTGCGCCCAGCCGGCCGCTCGCCTCTCTCCGCCGCGCGCCCTGGGACGGGCGGACGGAGCTCGGCTCCGGCGGGCTCAGACCGCCCTGCTTCACACTCAGGCGCGGGGGTCTGCGCTCCGCCGCCCGGGAGCTGCCCGGGAGCCGCCCTGGAGTCACAgggctgcggcgagcaggggctcggCCGGGCTTGGGCTCGGCCGCCGCGCTGCGCACCGGCAAGCGCCGCCTCAGCCGCCGAGAACTTAACTTTACCGGAGCGGGTAGCAACCCCGCTGCTCCCTCCGCGTTTATTCCTCCCGCGCCGCTTGAGCGCGGCCACCTCTGCGGCGTCCGGCTCGGCGTGCTGTCCCCGGGCGGCCGCCGGACTCTCCGCTCGGGTGCCGGCTCCCTCTGCGTCAGGTTCCCGACGGGGCCGGGCTCGGCGGTGTGCCGCGCACCGCAGGGACGGGGATTTGCACTTGGATGCCCAGAGCTTCTCCGAACCTCCGCAGCCTGGAGAAGCTCTAAGTTTATGGGGCCCCCCGGCAGAACATCATCACTCAGGCTCACAGGGAAATGGGGAGCAGGGCCCGTCCACGGATTCCCTATCGCAGGAGCCCAAACTAACACCCTAGGTAGGGGTTGCAAGTGGCTGCACGGTGGGtagggagaaggaaaggggtCTTACCAGAATTTCGGAGTTTCTTGTTCTTCGACACAGCCAAAATGACCATGGAGTTGCCGATCAGGTCTACGACTATGGTGATGACCGTTGCGCAGAACATAAAGATGATTAGAGCCGGTGGATAGTCTGGCTGCGGCAGTTTACAGCCAATACAGCCGAATGGGGTGGGAACTGCAAGGGCAGGCCCCATGTTGCTGCTGGAGACCGCTAGGACCTTCCAACCGGGTCTGGACAGCGAACACCTGCTCTGTTGCCAGGAGCTTCAGGAAAGCTGCTACCTCTCCGAGAGTCAGAGAGCAAATGACAGCCTTCCCGCCCCTCTCCGATGAGCTTTTAAAGCCTCAAGAGGCGGCTAGCCCCACCCCAAATCCCTCCCCCTGACCAATCAGAGCTCCCTGATCACCCCCGCTTTGCTCTCCAACTCTTTTTGGACAAATCCACATCGAGGTGTCGTCTTGCTTCCGACTGCCTTGTATGTGCTTCCCCTCTAGCCACTCCCCCTCCCACCGCATCCCCCAGGTACCCTGCGTCGTGACCAGCTCGGAAtccacctcctccccaccagcTACTGCGCATCCGTTTCTAGCaagttctccctccctctcttatGCAAACACCTGGCAAAGCGCTGTAGATTGCAGAGCGGGGCTATAGGGTCCCTCTTGGGGGGTCCAGTGCCAACCCAAGCCTGTCTGAGGCCCCCAGCAGAGCGTGAGGAGCGGCCAGTGGCCCCTTGGACCCTAGATATTCGCCTCTGCAGTCTCCTTGAGAGGTTCATCCCATCCCAGTGTTTTGCCTTTTCAAAGCCTTCTATACTCCGCGGAAAGCAGGGGACAGCTGCTGGGGGCTTCCATCCCTAATCTGGCCAGCAGTCTCTAGGGAATTTATTCCCACTCTGGTGCCTGGAAGGAGCTGGTTGGCTCCTTTAGCAGCAGCGGCTGGTGGCCCCTCAATCCGGTCCCCGGCTTGTGTTTTCCTTGAGGAGATGGCCCCTACGTCAGGCTCTGGGAGCAGGGATCGTGTCTGTACTCTGGGAGTGAGA
Above is a window of Mesoplodon densirostris isolate mMesDen1 chromosome X, mMesDen1 primary haplotype, whole genome shotgun sequence DNA encoding:
- the GPR50 gene encoding melatonin-related receptor: MGPALAVPTPFGCIGCKLPQPDYPPALIIFMFCATVITIVVDLIGNSMVILAVSKNKKLRNSGNIFVVSLSVADMLVAIYPYPLMLHAMAIGGWDLSQLQCQMVGFITGLSVVGSIFNIMAIAINRYCYICHSLQYERIFSVRNTCIYLVVTWIMTVLAVLPNMYIGTIEYDPRTYTCIFNNVNNPAFAVTIVCIHFVLPLLIVGFCYVRIWTKVLAARVPAGQNPDNQLAEVRNFLTMFVIFLLFAACWCPINVLTVLVAVSPKEMAGKVPNWLYLAAYFIAYFNSCLNAVIYGLLNENFRREYWTIFHAMRHPILFLSGLITNVLETQEAQAFARARIRARARARARAQAQARDQGYARACPAAEEIPMNVRNVPLPGGAAAGQPERASGHPSPASSHSRSASAHCTSSSGHHKSVFSHSKSASGYAKSATVYPMPASVHFRADSVYFKAASSHPKRVTGHPEPADYPEPFAISYLEPAIASQPEPTAAGHLECNITDLPEPPSSPATESPNPVASPLEPAAAAAPADPIVVTIATNDYQEVVVTDVETDSDEIDV